A window from Musa acuminata AAA Group cultivar baxijiao chromosome BXJ3-10, Cavendish_Baxijiao_AAA, whole genome shotgun sequence encodes these proteins:
- the LOC135651678 gene encoding protein IRX15-LIKE-like — translation MKGFSSTKLIFLQPSSTNKQGSGNGITTSISILVSHHHRVWLIAFLTFFTFASLLTLLNTTTGRGLNGLASSTSSASAVTSSSSESSGPSPLPAPVYDALVNYAVSSNSTGKMTEGDLRAIAAVLRQRGPCNLLVFGIGHETPLWRALNHGGRTVFVDENEYYVAHVEGRNPGLEAYDVSYTTKVREMPELIAAARQHLRGQCRPVQNLLFSDCPLAINDLPNQLYDVAWDVILVDGPKGFSAAEPGRMSAIFTAAVMARSSARAPVDVLVHDYTRKVEKLCSAEFLCPDNLVAATRSLGHFLIGGGPADVFCANQTATASLASPTS, via the coding sequence ATGAAGGGATTTAGCAGCACAAAGTTGATATTTCTGCAGCCATCATCCACCAACAAGCAAGGCAGTGGCAATGGAATCACTACGTCCATCTCAATTTTGGTCTCCCACCACCACCGCGTTTGGCTCATCGCCTTCCTTACGTTCTTCACCTTCGCCTCGCTGCTCACTCTCCTCAACACCACCACTGGGAGAGGTTTGAATGGTCTCGCCTCCTCTACCTCCTCTGCCTCCGCTGTGACATCCTCCAGCTCTGAGTCCTCTGGGCCGTCGCCGCTGCCGGCTCCCGTCTACGACGCGCTCGTCAACTACGCGGTGTCGTCCAACTCCACGGGGAAGATGACGGAGGGCGATCTACGGGCGATCGCGGCGGTGCTCCGGCAACGGGGGCCCTGCAATCTCCTCGTGTTCGGGATCGGGCACGAGACGCCGCTGTGGCGCGCTCTCAACCACGGCGGGCGCACCGTGTTCGTGGACGAGAACGAGTACTACGTCGCCCACGTTGAGGGGCGCAACCCGGGGCTGGAGGCCTACGACGTGTCCTACACCACCAAGGTCCGCGAGATGCCGGAGCTCATTGCCGCCGCCCGCCAGCACCTCCGAGGACAGTGCCGGCCGGTGCAGAACCTGCTCTTCTCCGACTGCCCCCTCGCCATCAACGACCTCCCCAACCAGCTCTACGACGTGGCCTGGGACGTCATCCTCGTCGACGGGCCCAAGGGGTTTTCCGCGGCGGAGCCTGGGCGGATGTCGGCCATCTTCACGGCCGCCGTCATGGCCAGGTCCAGCGCCCGGGCGCCCGTGGACGTGCTCGTGCACGATTACACCCGAAAGGTGGAGAAGCTGTGCAGCGCCGAGTTCCTCTGCCCGGATAACCTGGTGGCGGCCACCCGCAGCCTTGGTCACTTCCTCATCGGCGGCGGCCCCGCCGACGTGTTCTGCGCCAACCAGACTGCCACCGCCTCCTTGGCTTCCCCCACCTCGTAG
- the LOC104000346 gene encoding probable inactive receptor kinase At5g67200, with the protein MAMQQRRVHCILGFPQQLLSLLLLLHSLFVSHCVADGLTSETASPEADAQALLAFKAAADPRDRLTFSPTSDHCRWPGVSCSADGKVYRLLLESAGLTGTFPNGTLGRLDQLHFLSLQDNALVGPLPGDLSGLRSLKALFLDRNLFAGPFPASLLSLRGLRALDLSHNRLSGPIPAALATLDGLIALRLEGNRFVGSLPAFNQSSLKSFNVSGNFLSGAVPITVVLASFDPSAFADNPGLCGALARKECASSASFFPGGGRSPAASAAAPSPIATAAPRGATLLSSSASRSRVSHKSAVTAIGFLIGAIALVGIFTTSFVIRKKRTKQQGEILTLEKNTMDSATSVSEINVESYNEEIESMSNELEAAAALAMAISEERVKRLSMNGCLVFCAGEAPIYNLEHLMRASAEMLGRGSLGSTYKAVLDSRMAVTVKRLDKKKLGSMAKEGFERQMDMVGRLRHPNLVPLRAYFRSNDERLLVYDFQPNGSLYSLIHGSRSTRAKPLHWTSCLKIADDVVQGLAHIHQSSCLIHGNIKSSNILLGSDFEACLTDSCLSFLLEPSDNQNDSGYRAPEARNSLQELTPSSDIYAFGVLLLELLTGKPPLQHPVLIPPDLPVWVRSVREDGACDERLMMIIDIAAACIHSSPECRPTTWQVLKMIQEVKETDTGDNDTDSTFIS; encoded by the exons ATGGCAATGCAGCAGCGGCGCGTGCATTGCATTCTCGGATTCCCTCAACAACTACTGTCGTTATTACTATTATTACACTCTTTGTTCGTTTCCCATTGTGTTGCTGATGGGTTGACGTCCGAGACGGCCTCGCCGGAGGCCGACGCGCAGGCGCTTCTTGCGTTCAAGGCTGCTGCCGACCCGCGCGACCGCCTGACGTTCTCCCCCACGTCCGACCACTGTCGTTGGCCCGGCGTCTCCTGCTCCGCCGACGGCAAGGTCTACCGCCTCCTCCTCGAGTCCGCCGGCCTCACCGGCACGTTCCCCAACGGCACCCTCGGCCGCCTCGACCAACTCCACTTCCTCAGCCTCCAGGACAATGCCCTCGTTGGTCCTCTGCCGGGTGACCTTTCCGGCCTCCGCAGCCTCAAGGCACTCTTCTTGGACCGCAACCTCTTCGCCGGCCCCTTCCCGGCCTCCCTCCTCTCTCTCCGCGGCCTCCGGGCTCTCGACCTCTCCCACAACCGGCTCTCCGGCCCCATCCCCGCGGCGCTCGCCACCCTGGACGGCCTCATCGCCCTCCGCCTCGAAGGGAACCGATTCGTCGGCTCCCTCCCCGCCTTCAACCAGTCCTCCCTCAAGAGTTTCAATGTCTCCGGCAACTTCCTCTCCGGCGCGGTGCCCATCACCGTCGTGCTCGCCTCGTTCGACCCCTCAGCCTTTGCCGACAATCCCGGGCTCTGCGGCGCGCTTGCCCGAAAGGAATGCGCCTCGTCCGCCTCCTTCTTCCCCGGAGGAGGCCGCTCGCCAGCCGCATCCGCCGCCGCCCCCTCGCCCATCGCCACGGCAGCGCCTCGCGGGGCGACGCTTCTTTCCAGCTCGGCTTCGCGGTCGCGGGTCTCTCACAAAAGTGCTGTGACGGCGATTGGGTTCTTGATAGGTGCAATTGCACTGGTAGGGATCTTCACGACTTCATTTGTCATCAGAAAGAAGAGGACGAAGCAGCAGGGGGAGATACTCACGCTGGAGAAGAACACTATGGATAGCGCCACCAGTGTCTCAGAGATAAATGTGGAGAGCTACAACGAGGAGATCGAGAGCATGAGCAACGAGCTGGAGGCGGCGGCCGCATTAGCAATGGCGATCTCAGAGGAAAGAGTGAAGAGGCTGAGCATGAATGGCTGCTTAGTGTTCTGCGCCGGAGAGGCTCCAATCTATAATTTGGAGCATCTGATGAGGGCCTCTGCCGAAATGTTGGGGAGAGGGAGCCTCGGATCAACGTACAAGGCCGTGCTAGATAGCAGAATGGCTGTCACTGTGAAAAGGCTGGATAAAAAGAAGCTGGGATCCATGGCAAAGGAGGGTTTCGAGCGGCAAATGGACATGGTCGGGCGGCTCCGGCATCCCAATTTGGTGCCTTTACGGGCCTATTTCCGATCGAATGATGAGAGGCTGCTTGTTTATGATTTCCAGCCTAATGGTAGTCTTTACTCCCTTATACATG GTTCAAGATCCACACGGGCCAAACCCCTTCACTGGACTTCATGTTTAAAGATAGCAGATGATGTGGTTCAGGGCCTTGCACACATCCATCAATCTTCTTGTTTGATCCATGGCAACATAAAATCTTCCAATATTCTCCTAGGATCTGATTTTGAGGCTTGCCTGACTGACAGCTGTCTCTCATTTCTCTTGGAGCCATCAGACAATCAGAATGACTCGGGATATCGAGCACCTGAAGCTCGGAATTCCCTTCAAGAGCTGACCCCAAGTTCTGACATCTATGCTTTTGGAGTGCTGCTGTTGGAGCTCCTCACGGGGAAACCCCCATTGCAGCATCCAGTCCTCATACCACCCGATCTCCCAGTTTGGGTTCGATCAGTAAGGGAAGATGGAGCCTGTGACGAACGCCTTATGATGATAATCGACATTGCAGCAGCCTGCATTCACTCTTCACCAGAATGTAGGCCAACCACATGGCAGGTTCTCAAGATGATACAGGAAGTGAAGGAGACTGACACAGGAGACAATGACACTGATTCAACCTTCATATCTTAG